A DNA window from Drosophila pseudoobscura strain MV-25-SWS-2005 chromosome 2, UCI_Dpse_MV25, whole genome shotgun sequence contains the following coding sequences:
- the LOC4801722 gene encoding protein new-glue 1, whose product MRTGQLAVGLLAGSLCIWLTNAATSTTATTSSGTSTTVAATTTTSAATTTTTTAATTAATTSAATTAASTGTVHRKKIRISNLKWSSKRRIKVHRGTTNRSTRSRSVLGRRILRSRNGSRARVLVLNQRRAQG is encoded by the exons ATGAGGACGGGACAACTGGCAGTGGGACTCCTGGCTGGGAGTCTGTGCATTTGGCTGACTAATGCGGCAACCAGCACCACCGCGACAACGAGCTCCGGCACGAGTACCACTGTTGCGGCCACCACCACGAC ATCGGCGGCTACGACAACTACAACCACAGCTGCAACTACAGCTGCAACTACATCGGCGGCGACAACCGCTGCATCCACGGGAACGGTACATCGCAAGAAAATCCGTATTAGCAACCTGAAATGGTCGTCAAAACGCAGGATCAAGGTTCACAGGGGCACCACTAATAGGAGCACTCGCAGCAGAAGTGTTTTGGGCAGGCGGATCTTGAGGTCTCGCAACGGTAGCCGTGCGCGTGTTTTGGTCTTGAACCAGCGCCGTGCTCAGGGATAA